One genomic region from Thermovenabulum gondwanense encodes:
- a CDS encoding sulfide/dihydroorotate dehydrogenase-like FAD/NAD-binding protein: MKLDYSCIDTASNYCPCYLAETGDCIVCPILRGDNNCDCRWPKICIYQEFLWNGRKKANMRNFIKAKIIEKKIYSENLFTLTIKLPQDTQAIDFGQAGTFVFIKPQDSPNFYEVPICVMDIDEENNLMFFAIQVLGPKTKNLFNENERIVLRGPYYNGILGLKYIKSSISKNCMLIGRGIGQASLVMVAKALNRGNNRIIAMLNPGAVMFNIAEEILKKYGFLVRPYEEEGLRDLILKGKFELIFSAGSNSQHKFIFDLIRKNCLDVKLAISNNFQICCGEGVCGSCALNLDGEMVRFCKAQIDAERALQEGLL; the protein is encoded by the coding sequence ATGAAATTGGATTATAGCTGTATTGATACAGCATCGAATTATTGTCCGTGTTATTTAGCTGAAACAGGAGATTGCATAGTATGTCCCATTTTAAGAGGTGATAATAATTGTGATTGCCGCTGGCCGAAAATTTGCATTTATCAGGAATTTTTGTGGAATGGTCGAAAAAAGGCTAATATGAGGAACTTTATAAAGGCAAAAATAATAGAAAAAAAAATATACAGCGAAAACCTGTTTACCCTTACTATTAAATTACCGCAGGATACACAGGCAATCGATTTCGGTCAGGCTGGAACCTTTGTTTTCATAAAACCCCAGGATTCTCCGAATTTTTATGAGGTCCCGATATGTGTAATGGATATTGATGAAGAAAACAATCTAATGTTTTTTGCAATCCAGGTATTAGGTCCAAAAACTAAAAATCTTTTTAATGAAAATGAAAGAATCGTCTTGAGAGGGCCTTATTATAACGGGATTTTAGGATTAAAATATATTAAATCATCTATATCGAAAAACTGCATGCTTATCGGGAGAGGCATAGGTCAGGCTTCGTTGGTGATGGTAGCAAAAGCGTTAAATAGAGGAAATAACAGGATTATTGCTATGTTAAATCCAGGGGCTGTAATGTTTAATATTGCAGAGGAAATTTTAAAAAAATACGGCTTTTTGGTAAGACCCTATGAGGAAGAAGGCCTTAGAGATTTAATTTTAAAAGGCAAGTTTGAATTAATCTTCAGCGCCGGATCAAATTCTCAACATAAATTTATATTTGATTTAATCAGGAAAAATTGTTTGGATGTAAAACTTGCAATATCTAATAATTTTCAAATATGCTGTGGAGAAGGTGTCTGCGGGAGCTGTGCATTAAATTTAGATGGAGAAATGGTTCGCTTTTGTAAAGCACAGATAGATGCGGAAAGGGCGTTGCAGGAGGGTTTGTTATGA
- a CDS encoding FAD-dependent oxidoreductase → MIRVVIIGGGWAGCGAALAAKKAGADVLIIEKTDLLLGCGLFGGIMRNNGRYTAAEEAIEMGGGELFEIIDRTAKHVNVNFPGHNHATLYDITKIEPIVRRFLREIGVEIKFMKRAVEVEMKKNIIKGIILDDGEKISGDVFIETTGSSGPMGNCLKYGNGCVMCAQKCPAFGPRVSISQKAGVNDLIGKRSADLFGAMSGSCDINKDSLSSELQKMLDEEGVAVIKLPESLINKEKLKMKVCQQYAINEYAENIILLDTGHIKLMSPFFNLEDLRKIEGFENVMYEGPFAASKGNSIRYMSMAPRDDFMKVMGMDNLFCAGEKAGPFVGHTEAIVTGLLAGLNAVRKATKKDLIKLPETTAIGDIISYVNEEIKKPDGLYQRFTFAGSTYFERMKQIGLYSTNKKQISERVNKEGLTGIFDKRIL, encoded by the coding sequence ATGATAAGGGTAGTTATAATAGGTGGAGGATGGGCAGGTTGCGGAGCTGCTCTTGCTGCAAAAAAGGCCGGAGCAGATGTATTAATTATAGAAAAGACCGATCTGTTATTGGGATGCGGTCTTTTCGGAGGTATCATGAGAAATAATGGGAGATATACCGCTGCTGAAGAAGCAATTGAAATGGGCGGCGGAGAGCTTTTTGAGATTATTGATAGAACTGCAAAACATGTAAACGTAAATTTTCCCGGTCATAATCACGCAACTTTATACGATATTACAAAAATAGAGCCAATAGTAAGAAGGTTTTTAAGAGAAATAGGTGTTGAAATAAAGTTCATGAAAAGAGCCGTAGAAGTAGAAATGAAAAAAAATATAATTAAAGGTATAATATTGGATGATGGCGAAAAAATATCAGGAGATGTATTTATCGAAACTACCGGGTCCTCGGGACCGATGGGTAATTGTTTAAAATATGGCAATGGTTGTGTAATGTGTGCACAAAAATGTCCAGCTTTCGGCCCAAGAGTCAGCATAAGTCAAAAGGCAGGTGTTAATGATTTAATTGGGAAAAGGTCTGCGGATTTATTTGGTGCAATGAGCGGTTCCTGCGATATTAATAAGGATTCTCTAAGCAGTGAACTGCAAAAAATGCTGGATGAAGAAGGGGTGGCGGTAATTAAACTACCTGAGTCATTAATAAATAAGGAAAAGCTGAAAATGAAGGTTTGTCAACAGTATGCAATAAATGAATATGCTGAAAATATTATCCTCTTGGATACCGGTCATATTAAATTAATGTCTCCATTTTTTAATCTGGAAGACTTAAGAAAAATAGAAGGGTTTGAAAATGTAATGTACGAAGGGCCCTTTGCAGCAAGCAAGGGAAATTCTATAAGGTATATGTCAATGGCTCCCAGGGATGATTTCATGAAGGTAATGGGTATGGATAACCTTTTCTGTGCCGGTGAAAAAGCGGGTCCATTTGTGGGTCATACAGAAGCCATAGTTACCGGGTTATTAGCGGGGCTTAATGCGGTAAGGAAGGCAACAAAAAAGGATTTAATAAAATTACCCGAAACTACTGCCATAGGTGATATAATAAGCTATGTAAATGAGGAAATAAAAAAACCCGATGGTCTTTATCAAAGATTTACCTTTGCCGGTTCCACTTATTTCGAACGTATGAAACAAATAGGTTTATATTCCACAAATAAGAAGCAGATCAGTGAAAGAGTGAATAAAGAAGGTCTAACTGGAATTTTTGATAAACGAATATTATAA
- the aroH gene encoding chorismate mutase, with product MKIRGIRGAITVNSNSKEEIINSTKELLREMIEKNQVDIEEICFILFSATDDLDAAFPAQAAREMGMKYVPLLDFSHMKVPEDLKRCIRILMVFNSDKKPEEIKHVYLKEAKRLRPDL from the coding sequence ATGAAGATTAGAGGTATTAGAGGAGCCATTACCGTAAATTCAAACTCAAAAGAAGAGATAATAAATTCAACAAAGGAATTATTGAGAGAAATGATTGAAAAAAATCAGGTGGACATAGAAGAAATATGCTTTATACTTTTTAGTGCTACTGATGATTTAGATGCAGCATTTCCGGCGCAAGCTGCAAGAGAAATGGGAATGAAATATGTTCCATTGTTGGATTTTTCTCATATGAAAGTTCCGGAAGATTTAAAAAGATGTATACGCATATTAATGGTATTTAATTCTGATAAAAAACCAGAAGAAATAAAACATGTATATCTAAAAGAAGCAAAAAGGTTAAGACCGGATTTATAA
- a CDS encoding ABC transporter ATP-binding protein, with product MKYKLKVDNLSFYYEDKKILEEINFEVYPGEFIGILGPNGSGKTTLLKNLNRWLLPQKGCIFIDNENIKKLSIQSLAKIIATVPQDTQINYDFTVEEIVLMGRTPYLKALEREKEEDYFIAEKSMEAVGVYNLKHNFITHLSGGERQRVLIARALTQQPKILLLDEPVSHLDIKYKWEVMGILKDISKTRNIIIIATLHDINIASTFCDKILILKEGKIFKFGTPKEVITAENIKEVFGVESFVSGFTEKGAPLLITYGKVIENQGKKSPMKRVHVICGGGTGEKVMMLLEKKNYDISCGVLNIGDSDWKIAKALNIQVVEETPFSPISEKNAKLNLELMMKADAIILVNTPFGSGNLKNLQLLEKLIEKEKKIFIVEETPIKERDFTSGKAEEIYNRMKEKSILVNSVEELNYYF from the coding sequence ATGAAATATAAATTAAAGGTGGATAATTTATCCTTTTATTATGAAGATAAAAAAATATTGGAAGAAATAAATTTTGAAGTATATCCGGGGGAGTTTATAGGTATTTTGGGGCCAAACGGCTCAGGTAAAACTACTTTATTAAAAAACCTTAACCGTTGGCTTTTACCCCAAAAAGGTTGCATTTTTATTGATAACGAAAATATAAAAAAGTTATCGATTCAATCCCTTGCAAAGATAATAGCAACGGTTCCACAAGATACCCAAATAAATTATGACTTTACCGTAGAAGAAATAGTTTTAATGGGAAGAACTCCTTATCTTAAAGCACTGGAAAGGGAAAAAGAAGAAGATTATTTTATTGCTGAAAAATCGATGGAGGCCGTAGGAGTTTATAATTTAAAGCATAATTTTATTACCCATTTAAGCGGTGGAGAAAGACAAAGGGTTTTGATAGCCAGAGCATTAACTCAGCAACCGAAAATTCTTCTTTTGGATGAACCCGTATCTCATCTGGATATTAAATATAAATGGGAAGTAATGGGGATTTTAAAGGATATTTCTAAAACGAGAAATATTATTATAATTGCAACTTTGCATGATATAAATATTGCTTCAACTTTCTGCGATAAAATACTAATTTTAAAAGAAGGTAAGATATTTAAATTCGGAACTCCTAAGGAAGTAATAACTGCAGAAAATATAAAAGAAGTATTTGGAGTAGAGTCCTTCGTTTCAGGTTTTACTGAAAAAGGTGCTCCGCTTCTTATAACTTATGGAAAAGTTATAGAAAATCAGGGAAAAAAGAGCCCGATGAAAAGAGTGCACGTTATCTGCGGCGGAGGAACCGGAGAAAAGGTAATGATGTTGTTGGAGAAAAAAAATTATGATATATCCTGCGGGGTACTTAATATTGGAGATAGCGATTGGAAGATTGCAAAAGCATTAAATATTCAAGTAGTAGAAGAAACTCCCTTTTCACCCATATCGGAGAAAAATGCAAAACTCAATTTGGAATTAATGATGAAAGCAGATGCAATTATTCTGGTCAATACACCTTTTGGATCTGGGAATTTGAAAAACCTTCAACTCCTTGAAAAATTAATCGAAAAAGAAAAGAAGATCTTTATAGTTGAAGAAACTCCGATAAAGGAAAGAGATTTTACCAGCGGAAAAGCAGAGGAAATATATAATAGGATGAAAGAAAAGAGTATTTTAGTTAATTCTGTTGAAGAACTTAATTATTATTTTTAA
- the speB gene encoding agmatinase yields MLQKELYLKTSGFLRAKEDYEKSKAVIVGVPMDFTVSFRPGTRMGPRKIREVSYGLEDYSPYLDESLNNKNYFDAGDLDLPFGNVEKSLKIIEKSAENILEDNKIPVFLGGEHLISFPLIKKVAEKYPELAVLHFDAHADLRDEFFGEKFSHATVLRRACEHLKDKRLYQFGIRSGIKEEFEYIKQHGFLSFAEVKEGFMNKFDEFKNYPLYITLDIDVFDPSYAPGTGTPEPGGCTSKDFFDLIPYFKKLNIVGFDIVEVSPINDLSERTSLLAAKILREVLLCIC; encoded by the coding sequence TTGCTCCAAAAGGAACTTTATCTCAAGACCTCGGGATTTCTTAGAGCTAAAGAAGATTATGAGAAAAGTAAGGCTGTAATTGTGGGAGTCCCGATGGATTTTACGGTAAGTTTCAGGCCCGGCACCAGGATGGGACCAAGAAAAATAAGAGAAGTATCATACGGGTTGGAAGATTACAGCCCTTACCTTGATGAATCTTTAAATAATAAAAATTACTTTGATGCGGGAGATTTGGATTTACCCTTTGGTAATGTAGAAAAAAGTTTAAAAATAATCGAGAAATCGGCGGAAAATATTTTGGAGGACAACAAAATTCCCGTGTTTTTAGGAGGAGAACATTTAATTAGTTTTCCTTTAATAAAAAAGGTTGCGGAGAAATATCCGGAACTTGCAGTTTTACATTTTGACGCTCATGCAGACCTCAGAGACGAGTTTTTTGGAGAAAAATTTTCCCATGCTACCGTATTAAGACGTGCATGCGAGCATCTCAAAGATAAAAGACTTTATCAATTTGGAATCAGATCAGGAATAAAAGAAGAGTTCGAATATATAAAACAGCACGGTTTTTTAAGCTTTGCAGAAGTGAAGGAAGGATTCATGAATAAATTTGATGAATTCAAAAATTATCCTTTATACATTACATTGGACATAGATGTATTTGATCCTTCCTATGCTCCCGGTACCGGAACACCAGAGCCCGGGGGCTGTACCTCGAAGGATTTCTTTGATCTAATCCCCTACTTTAAAAAGTTAAATATTGTAGGTTTCGATATTGTGGAGGTATCTCCCATCAACGATTTATCTGAAAGGACTTCCCTGCTTGCTGCAAAGATTTTAAGAGAAGTGCTTCTTTGTATATGTTAA
- a CDS encoding pseudouridine synthase — MEVRLQKFLSMAGVTSRRRAEEMILQKRVKVNGITVTKPGVKVDTEKDIVQVDGELCKLKNSNVYILLNKPKGYITTLYDPFGRPTVWELIKGVGTRVFPVGRLDKDTEGLLLLTNDGELAYKLTHPKHGIEKTYIVKVKGNISRKAIDNLEKGVILEEGKTLPAKVRVLRKENDYSILEITIHEGKKRQIRRMCEKVGHPVINLKRIKIGDLTLKGLKAGEWRYLTKKEIEYLKNL, encoded by the coding sequence TTGGAAGTAAGATTGCAAAAATTTCTTTCTATGGCTGGTGTAACTTCAAGGCGGAGAGCGGAAGAAATGATCTTGCAAAAGAGGGTTAAAGTTAATGGTATTACGGTAACAAAACCGGGAGTAAAAGTGGATACCGAAAAAGATATCGTCCAGGTGGATGGAGAGCTTTGCAAATTAAAGAATTCCAATGTTTATATTCTGTTAAATAAACCGAAGGGGTATATAACTACTCTTTATGACCCCTTCGGTCGTCCCACAGTATGGGAGTTGATTAAGGGCGTAGGTACCAGGGTTTTTCCAGTGGGTAGACTTGACAAAGATACCGAAGGGTTATTGCTTTTGACTAATGATGGAGAATTAGCGTATAAGCTTACGCATCCAAAACACGGAATAGAAAAGACCTATATTGTAAAGGTAAAAGGAAATATTTCCAGAAAGGCTATTGATAATCTGGAAAAAGGTGTAATATTAGAAGAGGGGAAAACTTTACCTGCAAAGGTGAGGGTATTAAGAAAAGAAAACGATTATAGTATTTTAGAAATAACAATACATGAAGGTAAAAAAAGGCAGATTAGAAGGATGTGCGAAAAAGTTGGACATCCTGTAATAAATTTAAAAAGAATAAAAATTGGAGATTTAACTTTAAAAGGCTTGAAGGCCGGAGAATGGAGGTATTTAACTAAAAAAGAAATAGAGTACTTAAAAAATTTATAA
- a CDS encoding FCD domain-containing protein: protein MVHRKEEVIFSILKMIAENPGPVGSGYVRENLRLKGIDLSEATCGRILRQLDTEGYTEKIGFKGRILTSFGLQKLKELESEQKINAYSNELKKVIKATGRQELLDILVARKAIESQMAKLAAKNVTSKELKEMKEVLEVQKKHVEEGISIAEEDVKFHKLIAQAARNRVLDAALDLIRQYGQLSPILEYIRLQVKGKMLSDHNKIYEAIEKRDEKAAEAAMIEHIENLMKDVEKYWDELYSGQEVKR, encoded by the coding sequence ATGGTTCATAGAAAAGAGGAGGTAATTTTTTCAATTTTAAAAATGATTGCTGAAAATCCGGGACCAGTAGGTTCGGGATATGTTAGAGAAAACCTCAGATTAAAAGGCATTGACCTGAGCGAAGCCACCTGTGGGCGAATTTTAAGACAGTTAGATACCGAGGGATATACAGAAAAAATAGGCTTTAAAGGAAGGATATTAACCTCATTTGGATTACAAAAACTAAAAGAATTAGAAAGCGAACAGAAAATTAACGCGTACAGCAATGAACTTAAAAAAGTGATTAAGGCTACGGGAAGACAGGAGCTTCTGGACATTTTAGTCGCAAGAAAAGCAATAGAGAGTCAGATGGCAAAACTTGCGGCAAAGAATGTTACTTCCAAGGAACTTAAGGAAATGAAAGAAGTGTTAGAAGTTCAAAAAAAACATGTGGAAGAAGGAATTTCTATTGCCGAGGAAGATGTAAAATTTCATAAGCTAATAGCTCAAGCGGCAAGAAACCGTGTATTGGATGCTGCCCTGGATCTAATACGACAATACGGACAGCTTTCACCAATACTTGAATATATCCGATTACAAGTAAAGGGTAAAATGCTTTCCGATCACAATAAAATATATGAGGCAATAGAAAAAAGGGATGAAAAAGCAGCTGAGGCTGCAATGATTGAACATATAGAAAACTTAATGAAAGATGTGGAAAAATACTGGGATGAACTGTATTCGGGGCAGGAAGTCAAAAGATAA
- a CDS encoding D-alanyl-D-alanine carboxypeptidase family protein, whose amino-acid sequence MNRYKKYFSTFFILWVIFCFQNICLAQIEKPYINAKAFVLMDRTSGRILISKNEDMKLPMASTTKIMTAIVALEKGDLNDKVFVSKRATRISGSKFNIKEGQQITLKNLLYGLLLCSGNDAAIAIAEHIGGNVENFVNMMNIKAYEIGAKNTHFANPHGLDNPEHYTTAKDLALITKYALENPVFCEIVATKEIEIVDGDFKKKINNTNRLLRILDYVNGVKTGYTGKAGKCLVASAELNNLNIISVVLNSKDHFAETIKLLNYGIKNYHPLELLKDNNVYTTIRVKNGIFDTVDLIPAKEIIALIRNDENVEIKSEVPQEITAPVKKDEEIGTLQIFIDGKPLCNVKLKAAFDVRKKSMFDVFKLLLTELTGF is encoded by the coding sequence ATGAATAGATATAAAAAATATTTTTCCACTTTTTTTATTTTGTGGGTGATTTTTTGTTTTCAAAATATTTGTCTTGCCCAAATAGAAAAGCCGTACATCAATGCGAAAGCATTTGTGTTAATGGATAGAACTTCCGGAAGAATACTTATTAGTAAAAATGAGGATATGAAACTTCCCATGGCGAGTACTACGAAGATAATGACCGCAATAGTTGCTTTAGAAAAAGGAGATTTAAACGATAAAGTATTTGTCAGCAAAAGGGCTACAAGAATTAGCGGTTCAAAATTTAACATTAAAGAGGGTCAACAGATTACTTTAAAAAATTTGCTTTACGGACTATTATTATGTTCCGGAAATGATGCGGCAATTGCTATTGCAGAACATATAGGAGGGAATGTAGAAAATTTTGTCAATATGATGAATATAAAAGCTTATGAAATAGGGGCAAAAAATACTCACTTTGCAAACCCGCATGGCCTTGATAACCCGGAACACTATACCACAGCAAAAGATCTGGCATTAATTACTAAATATGCCCTTGAAAATCCCGTATTTTGTGAAATAGTTGCTACTAAAGAAATAGAAATAGTTGATGGGGATTTTAAAAAAAAGATTAATAATACCAACAGGCTGTTAAGAATTTTAGATTATGTAAATGGTGTAAAAACCGGGTACACCGGTAAAGCGGGAAAATGTTTGGTGGCTTCTGCTGAATTAAATAATCTTAACATTATTTCGGTGGTTCTTAATTCTAAGGATCATTTTGCAGAAACAATTAAATTATTGAATTATGGAATAAAAAATTATCATCCTTTGGAATTGTTAAAGGATAATAACGTATATACAACTATCCGAGTAAAAAATGGAATATTCGACACAGTAGATTTAATTCCGGCAAAAGAGATAATTGCCCTAATAAGAAATGATGAAAATGTTGAAATTAAAAGCGAAGTACCTCAGGAAATAACTGCGCCCGTAAAAAAAGATGAGGAAATAGGAACCTTACAAATTTTTATTGACGGTAAGCCATTGTGTAATGTAAAGCTCAAAGCTGCCTTCGATGTAAGAAAAAAAAGTATGTTTGATGTTTTCAAGCTTTTACTTACAGAGTTGACCGGATTTTAA
- the speE gene encoding polyamine aminopropyltransferase: protein MEFWFSEYQSKNVKMSYRIRMQLHREKTKFQELAVFDSEDCGRMLILDDVVQLTMKDEFVYHEMMSHVPLFTHGNAKKVLVIGGGDGGTLREILKHPVEEAHLVEIDEGVIEAAKNYFPELSVAFKDERAKIFCEDGIAFIKDKKNFYDIIIIDSTDPIGPAVGLFAKEFYNNVYEALTEDGIFVAQTESPFFFSELLKRIYKDVSSIFKYTNVYIATIPTYPGALWTFTMGSKKINPLERTVDKIDFDTKYYTPEIHKAAFVLPAFVKKIISG, encoded by the coding sequence TTGGAATTCTGGTTCAGTGAATATCAATCAAAAAATGTTAAAATGAGTTACAGGATTAGGATGCAGTTACACAGGGAAAAAACAAAATTTCAGGAGTTGGCAGTTTTTGACAGTGAGGACTGCGGAAGAATGTTGATACTGGACGATGTGGTCCAGCTAACGATGAAAGACGAATTTGTATACCATGAAATGATGTCTCACGTTCCTTTATTTACTCATGGAAATGCAAAAAAGGTATTGGTTATAGGCGGAGGAGATGGAGGTACTTTAAGGGAAATTTTAAAGCACCCGGTGGAAGAAGCTCACCTTGTGGAAATTGACGAAGGGGTAATCGAAGCTGCCAAAAATTATTTTCCCGAATTGAGTGTAGCCTTTAAGGATGAACGTGCAAAAATTTTTTGTGAAGATGGTATAGCTTTTATTAAAGACAAGAAAAACTTTTACGATATAATAATTATCGATTCTACCGACCCTATTGGCCCTGCTGTGGGACTTTTTGCAAAAGAGTTTTACAACAACGTGTATGAAGCGCTTACAGAAGATGGAATTTTTGTCGCTCAGACTGAATCACCTTTCTTTTTCAGTGAATTATTAAAGAGAATATATAAAGATGTATCCTCAATTTTTAAATATACAAATGTTTATATTGCTACCATTCCTACATATCCCGGAGCTCTTTGGACTTTTACAATGGGTTCTAAAAAGATTAATCCTTTAGAAAGAACCGTTGATAAAATTGATTTTGACACTAAATATTATACACCGGAAATTCATAAGGCAGCTTTTGTTCTTCCGGCATTTGTAAAAAAGATAATTTCCGGTTAA
- a CDS encoding NAD(P)/FAD-dependent oxidoreductase, whose amino-acid sequence MKKIAVVGGGAAGLIAAYFAKTINTDVTLFERNHNLGRKILISGKGRCNLTNIKDVREIIENIPGNGKFLYSALNSFSNIDLINFMEKLGVKTKVERGGRVFPVSDKSEDVVVALKGALEKKGVVLRLNSRVKEVKVSNGKVSGIELYEKEEYIPFDAVIIATGGLSYPSTGSTGDGYEIARRLGHTIVDLRPSLVPLITKENWVKDLQGLSLKNVEVTSFYNGIKINSEFGEMLFTHYGVSGPVILTISREIVDYLKENKEVIISINLKPALTSEKIYERVCRDFEKYSRKLYKNSLDDLLPKKLIPIIIKLSGISAEKPVNQISKEERMKLVELLSNFKLTVIGCREKEAIVTRGGVSVKEINPKTMESKLVKGLYFAGEVIDIDGYTGGFNLQAAFSTGYLAGVNACKEG is encoded by the coding sequence ATGAAAAAGATAGCTGTAGTTGGAGGAGGAGCTGCTGGGCTAATAGCAGCTTATTTTGCCAAAACAATAAATACTGATGTGACTTTATTTGAAAGAAACCATAATTTAGGAAGGAAGATATTAATTTCCGGCAAAGGTCGGTGTAATTTAACGAATATTAAGGATGTAAGAGAAATTATTGAAAACATACCCGGAAACGGTAAATTTTTATACAGTGCCCTCAATAGTTTTTCCAATATCGATTTAATAAATTTTATGGAAAAACTCGGTGTCAAAACAAAGGTTGAAAGAGGTGGAAGAGTTTTTCCTGTTTCGGATAAATCTGAGGATGTGGTGGTGGCTTTAAAAGGAGCCTTAGAAAAAAAAGGCGTCGTTTTAAGATTAAATTCAAGGGTAAAGGAAGTAAAAGTTTCAAACGGCAAAGTTTCGGGAATAGAATTATATGAAAAAGAGGAATATATTCCCTTTGATGCAGTAATTATAGCAACGGGAGGACTTTCTTATCCTTCTACCGGTTCCACCGGGGATGGCTATGAAATCGCAAGAAGGTTGGGTCACACCATTGTGGATTTAAGACCTTCGCTGGTTCCCCTTATAACAAAGGAGAATTGGGTAAAAGATTTACAGGGGCTTAGTCTTAAAAATGTTGAAGTTACTTCTTTCTATAATGGAATAAAAATTAATTCTGAATTTGGAGAAATGTTATTTACTCATTACGGAGTATCGGGCCCTGTAATTTTAACAATTAGCCGAGAAATAGTAGATTATTTAAAAGAGAATAAAGAAGTGATTATTTCCATTAATTTGAAGCCAGCTTTAACTTCGGAAAAAATCTATGAAAGAGTTTGTAGGGACTTTGAAAAATATAGCAGGAAGCTTTACAAAAATTCCTTAGACGATCTTTTACCCAAAAAGCTCATTCCGATAATTATTAAACTTTCGGGTATTTCAGCCGAAAAACCTGTCAATCAAATCAGCAAGGAAGAAAGAATGAAACTGGTAGAACTTTTGTCTAACTTTAAACTTACAGTTATAGGATGCCGGGAAAAAGAAGCCATAGTTACTCGAGGCGGAGTTAGTGTAAAAGAAATAAATCCAAAAACAATGGAATCCAAATTAGTAAAAGGGCTTTACTTTGCCGGTGAAGTAATTGATATAGATGGTTACACAGGAGGATTTAATTTACAGGCTGCTTTTTCTACGGGCTATTTAGCAGGTGTTAATGCCTGTAAAGAGGGTTAG
- the cmk gene encoding (d)CMP kinase, whose product MGKSLKIAIDGPAGSGKSTIAKILAEKLSLLYIDTGAMYRAITFKALQSGRFSTKDIIDIAENSQIIFDKGRIYLDGMDVTEEIRKPEIDEKVSITASIPEVRERLVMLQRKMAAEQGVVMDGRDIGTVVLPDADYKFFLTANIEERAIRRYNELLKKGVFKSFQEVKEEIIRRDKNDAERECSPFKKAEDAVEIDTTDKDINTVVKELMEYIKKG is encoded by the coding sequence TTGGGTAAAAGTTTAAAGATAGCTATAGATGGCCCCGCCGGCTCGGGTAAAAGTACTATAGCCAAGATTTTAGCTGAAAAGCTCTCTCTCTTATACATAGATACGGGTGCCATGTACAGAGCAATTACTTTTAAGGCCTTACAATCAGGAAGGTTTAGTACAAAAGATATTATTGATATAGCAGAAAACTCTCAAATAATATTCGATAAAGGCAGGATTTATCTGGACGGAATGGATGTGACGGAGGAAATAAGAAAACCTGAAATAGATGAAAAAGTATCGATTACAGCCAGTATACCTGAAGTAAGAGAAAGATTAGTAATGCTTCAAAGAAAAATGGCTGCCGAGCAGGGGGTAGTAATGGACGGTCGAGATATTGGCACCGTGGTTCTTCCGGATGCCGATTATAAATTTTTTTTAACCGCAAACATTGAAGAAAGAGCGATAAGAAGATACAATGAATTATTAAAAAAAGGTGTTTTTAAAAGTTTTCAAGAGGTCAAAGAGGAGATAATAAGAAGGGATAAAAATGATGCCGAAAGAGAATGCTCACCTTTTAAGAAAGCAGAAGATGCGGTAGAAATTGACACAACGGATAAGGATATTAATACGGTGGTTAAGGAATTGATGGAATATATTAAAAAGGGGTAA
- a CDS encoding GNAT family N-acetyltransferase encodes MLIFRRAKVEDFEKIKQIIKDCGLCDCDLERWLNNFMVAEEDGNVIGTGGIENYGEYGILCSVAVLPDFRNHGIGDGLVRSLINLADRMGIKTLFLFTDKAVNFFERVGFRKTNRSEIQENCPESKQLSSCPLSFIPMRLNINEFFENIKCK; translated from the coding sequence TTGTTAATCTTCAGAAGGGCAAAAGTGGAGGATTTTGAGAAAATAAAACAAATTATAAAAGATTGCGGATTATGTGATTGTGATCTGGAAAGATGGTTAAACAATTTCATGGTTGCTGAAGAAGACGGGAATGTCATAGGAACGGGAGGGATTGAAAACTATGGTGAATATGGAATTCTCTGTTCGGTAGCGGTATTGCCTGATTTTAGAAATCATGGTATCGGAGACGGCCTTGTTAGATCTCTAATTAATTTGGCTGATAGAATGGGAATTAAAACTTTATTTCTTTTTACGGATAAGGCTGTAAACTTTTTTGAGAGAGTGGGATTTAGAAAAACAAACAGAAGTGAAATTCAGGAAAATTGTCCCGAATCAAAACAGCTTTCAAGCTGTCCCCTCAGTTTCATTCCTATGCGATTAAATATTAATGAGTTTTTTGAAAATATTAAATGTAAGTAG